A stretch of the Corynebacterium maris DSM 45190 genome encodes the following:
- the lpdA gene encoding dihydrolipoyl dehydrogenase, which translates to MTKEHYDVVVLGAGPGGYVAAIRAAQLGKKVAVIEKQYWGGVCLNVGCIPSKSLIKNAEVANTFTHEAKTFGIKGDVTFDYEDAHKRSRKVSDRIVGGIHYLMKKNKITEIHGLGSFVDEKSIEITEGDDEGKTVTFDDCIIATGSVVNTLRGVEFSDNVVSYEEQILNPEAPEKMVIVGGGAIGMEFAYVLNAYGVDVTVIEFMDRVLPNEDPEISKTIAKVYKKLGVKVLAGHATTAVRDNGDSVEVDYQKKGSDKTETLTVDRVLVSVGFRPRTEGFGLENTGVKLTERGAIDIDDHMRTNVDGIYAIGDVTAKLQLAHVAEAQGVVAAETLAGAETQTLGDYQMMPRATFSNPQVASFGYTEEGAKEKWPDKEIKVASFPFSANGKAVGANATEGFVKIVADAEYGELLGAHLVGDGVSDMTPQLTLAQKYDLTAGEIARNVHIHPTMSEAMKEAAHGIAGHMINF; encoded by the coding sequence GTGACTAAAGAACATTATGACGTTGTAGTACTCGGCGCGGGCCCCGGCGGCTACGTGGCCGCCATCCGTGCAGCTCAGCTCGGCAAGAAAGTTGCCGTCATCGAGAAGCAGTACTGGGGCGGGGTGTGCCTGAACGTGGGCTGCATCCCGTCCAAGTCGCTGATCAAAAACGCTGAGGTCGCCAATACTTTCACGCACGAGGCCAAGACCTTCGGCATCAAGGGCGATGTCACCTTCGACTACGAGGACGCGCACAAGCGTTCCCGCAAGGTCTCCGACCGGATCGTCGGCGGCATCCACTACCTGATGAAGAAGAACAAGATCACCGAGATCCACGGTCTGGGTTCCTTCGTCGACGAGAAGTCCATCGAGATCACCGAGGGCGACGACGAGGGCAAGACCGTCACCTTCGACGACTGCATCATCGCCACCGGCTCCGTGGTCAACACCCTGCGCGGCGTCGAATTCTCCGACAACGTCGTCTCCTACGAGGAGCAGATCCTCAACCCGGAGGCCCCAGAGAAGATGGTCATCGTCGGCGGCGGCGCCATCGGCATGGAGTTCGCCTACGTCCTCAACGCCTACGGCGTGGACGTCACCGTCATCGAGTTCATGGACCGCGTTCTGCCGAACGAGGATCCGGAGATCTCTAAGACCATCGCCAAGGTCTACAAGAAGCTCGGCGTCAAGGTCCTCGCCGGCCACGCCACCACCGCGGTGCGCGACAACGGCGACTCCGTCGAGGTCGACTACCAGAAGAAGGGCTCCGACAAGACCGAGACGCTGACCGTCGACCGCGTGCTCGTCTCCGTGGGCTTCCGCCCGCGCACGGAGGGCTTCGGCCTGGAGAACACCGGCGTGAAGCTCACCGAGCGTGGCGCCATCGACATCGACGACCACATGCGCACCAACGTCGACGGCATCTACGCCATCGGCGACGTCACCGCCAAGCTGCAGCTGGCCCACGTCGCTGAGGCGCAGGGCGTCGTCGCCGCCGAGACGCTGGCCGGCGCCGAGACCCAGACCCTGGGCGATTATCAGATGATGCCGCGCGCGACCTTCTCCAACCCGCAGGTCGCCTCCTTCGGCTACACCGAGGAAGGTGCCAAGGAGAAGTGGCCGGACAAGGAGATCAAGGTCGCCTCCTTCCCGTTCTCCGCCAACGGCAAGGCCGTCGGCGCGAACGCCACCGAGGGTTTCGTCAAGATCGTGGCCGACGCCGAATACGGCGAGCTGCTCGGCGCCCACCTGGTCGGCGACGGCGTCTCCGACATGACCCCGCAGCTGACCCTGGCGCAGAAGTACGACCTCACCGCCGGTGAGATCGCACGCAACGTCCATATCCACCCGACCATGTCGGAGGCGATGAAGGAAGCCGCCCACGGCATCGCAGGACACATGATCAACTTCTAA
- a CDS encoding succinate dehydrogenase cytochrome b subunit, whose protein sequence is MTVTNADRESIRHGKINEQPLRPRPAYPSWAIKLVMAITGLLFALFVVVHMVGNLKIFMPAENGVAAMDEYGSFLRTVGAPIFPEESILWILRIVLLVAVIAHIHGAITLNSRSGKSRGKFKRTKLMGGMDSTATRSMLITGIILLAFIIFHLLDLTMGVQPAAPDSFEPGAVHNNMIATFNRWPVTIWYIIAMLALFLHLYQGIRLAASDLGITGRRWRAVFAFLAAVVPIVVVLGNIVMPLSINLGFVS, encoded by the coding sequence ATGACTGTTACGAATGCAGACCGTGAGTCAATCCGTCACGGTAAAATCAATGAGCAGCCGCTGCGCCCGCGGCCTGCGTACCCGTCCTGGGCTATCAAGCTCGTCATGGCCATTACTGGCCTGCTTTTTGCCCTTTTCGTGGTCGTCCACATGGTGGGCAACCTGAAAATCTTCATGCCAGCGGAAAACGGCGTCGCGGCCATGGATGAATACGGTTCATTCCTGCGCACCGTCGGCGCACCGATTTTCCCGGAGGAGTCCATCCTGTGGATCCTCCGCATCGTGCTGCTGGTCGCGGTGATCGCCCACATCCACGGCGCGATCACCCTGAACAGCCGCAGCGGCAAGTCCCGCGGCAAGTTCAAGCGCACCAAGCTCATGGGCGGGATGGACAGCACCGCCACCCGTTCGATGCTGATCACCGGCATCATTTTGCTGGCCTTCATCATCTTCCACCTGCTGGATCTGACGATGGGCGTGCAGCCGGCGGCGCCGGATTCCTTTGAGCCGGGCGCCGTGCACAACAACATGATCGCCACGTTCAACCGCTGGCCGGTCACCATCTGGTACATCATCGCGATGCTGGCCCTGTTCCTGCACCTGTACCAGGGCATTCGTCTGGCCGCCTCCGACCTGGGCATCACCGGCCGCAGGTGGCGCGCCGTGTTCGCCTTCCTGGCCGCGGTCGTCCCGATCGTTGTCGTCCTCGGCAACATCGTCATGCCCCTGTCCATCAACCTCGGCTTCGTCAGCTAG